The sequence below is a genomic window from Mycobacteroides abscessus ATCC 19977.
GCTTGACGCTGAGTTCCCCAAGTTCCGTCAGTTGTTGCCGACCGAGCACACGGCCTTGGCGACGATTGCCATCTCGGAGCTGGTTGAGGCCATCAAGCGTGTGGCGTTGGTCGCCGATCGTGGCGCACAGATCCGGTTGGAGTTTGAGCCGGGGTTGCTGCGGCTGTCGGCGGGTGCGGACGATGTGGGCCGTGCGGAGGAAGAACTCGAGGTTGAGTTCGTCGGAGAGCCGCTCACGATCGCCTTCAATCCGACGTATCTGACCGACGGGCTGGGGTCGCTGCACTCGAACCGGGTGACCTTCGGGTTCACCACACCCAGTCGCCCGGCGGTGTTACGTCCCGCTGATGACGATCAAAGCTCGCCGGAAGGCTCCGGGCCGTTTACGGCGGCGCAAACTGACTATGTCTATCTATTGATGCCGGTGCGTCTGCCCGGCTAGGGCTTGCGCTCCTAACAGCATCACGGACTGGTCATCGGAGGTTATGGGTCATGCAGCTGGGTTTGGTCGGGCTAGGCAAGATGGGTTTCAACATGCGCGACCGGTTGCGTGCCGGCGGCCATGAGGTGATCGGATACGACCCTCGGCCCGAGGTCACCGACGTGCCGTCACTGAAAGGGCTGGCCGAGGCGCTCGACGCGCCGCGCGTCGTTTGGGTGATGGTGCCATCGGGCCCGATCACCCAGCAGACAATCGCCGAGCTATCGGAGGAATTGTCCGAGGGCGACCTCGTCATAGACGGCGGTAACTCACGGTTCACCGAGGACAAGCCGAACGCAGATCTACTGGCGGCCAAGGGTATTGGTTATATCGACGCCGGAGTCTCCGGTGGGGTGTGGGGCAAAGAAAACGGCTACGGGCTCATGGTCGGCGGCAGTGACGAGGATGTGGCGCGGGCGATGCCGATCTTCGACACACTGCGTCCCGAGGGTGAGCGCGCCGACGGCTTTGTCCACGCGGGCCCTGTGGGAGCCGGCCACTACGCAAAGATGATCCATAACGGCATCGAGTACGGGCTCATGCACGCCTATGCGGAGGGTTATGAGTTGCTGGCCGCCGAGCCACTCATCACCGACGTGCAGGCGGTGCTGCAGGCGTGGACCAAGGGCACCGTGGTGCGGTCTTGGCTGCTAGACCTGCTGGCCAAGGCCTTGAAGGAAGACCCCGGCTTCGATGCTATTTCGGGGTACACGGAAGATTCCGGTGAGGGCCGCTGGACCGTGGAAGAAGCAATTAATCATCGGGTTCCGGCGCCGGTCATCGCGGCCTCGCTATTCGCGAGATTCGCGTCACGGCAAGAGGACTCACCGGCAATGAAGGCTGTCTCGGCATTGCGCAACCAGTTTGGTGGCCACGCGGTCAAGCGCGTGGGCCTTTCCGGCTGAGGGAGGCGCGCGGACCGAGGTGTATGTACGACAGCTGGGATTACGGGACTTCCGGTCATGGGAGCGTGTCAACCTGGAACTCGAGCCCGGCCGCACGGTGTTCGTCGGACCGAACGGCTACGGCAAGACGAATCTTGTTGAGGCACTCTGGTATTCATCGACGTTGGGTTCGCACCGGGTAGCCACGGACGCGCCCTTGATTCGTACTGGAGCCGAGCGCGCCGTGGTATCGACCATTGTGGTCAATGATGGTCGTGAGTTGGCGATCGATCTGGAGATTGCCGCGGGGCGTGCCAATAAGGCCAGGGTCAACCGATCTCCGGTGCGCAGTCCCCGCGAGGTTTTGGGGATTTTGCACGCGGTGCTCTTCGCGCCCGAAGATTTGTCCTTGGTGCGTGGAGATCCCGCGGATCGTCGCCGATTCCTGGACGATCTGCTGATTCAACGGCGTCCGCGGATGGCCGGGGTGCGTGCCGACTACGACAAGGTGCTGCGGCAGCGGACCGCGCTGCTGAAGACCGCCATGGCGGCATTGCGGCAACGTCATGATCAAAGTGTGCTGGACACGTTGGACGTGTGGGATGGGCATCTGGTGGCACACGGCGCCGAATTGCTTTCGGCGCGTATCGAATTGGTGGGCGAGCTGCACCCGCTGGTGGAAAAGTCGTATCAGCTCCTGGCTCCGGCGTCACGCCCCGCGGATATCGCGTACCGCAGCAGTGTCGAGGGCGTCGAGGCAGGGCTGTCTGTGGAGCATCTGGCGGATGCGTTGCAGGCCGGATTGGTGGCGAAACGCTCGGCGGAAATAGAACGTGGCGTCTGTCTGGTCGGTCCGCACCGCGACGACCTGGAATTGCGGCTGGGAGACGGGCCTGCGAAGGGATTCGCCAGTCACGGTGAATCGTGGTCCTTTGCGTTGGCACTGCGGCTGGCGGCATTCGACCTGCTGCGTGCCGACGGCACGGATCCGGTGTTAATGCTTGATGACGTTTTCGCCGAGCTCGACGGTGCCCGGCGAAGGTCCTTGGCCACGGTGGCCGCAGATGCCGAGCAAGTTTTGGTGACGGCGGCGGTCCCGGACGACGTTCCTGAGGAATTGTCGGCACGCACGGTTACCGTTGAGGTGCAGGAAGGCCCCGCGGGACGAAAGTCGGTGGCACATGAGTGAGGAAGAGGCCTGGCCGCCGGAGCACCTGGCCGGGGTGAAGGGCATGGATTTGGTGCGCCGGGTCTTGGAGGAGGCCCGGGGCGCGGCCAAGCAGCAAGGGAAAGACATCGGGCGTGGTGGACGTTCGCCGGAGCAGCGCCGGCGGGTCGCCGGTGGTCGTCGCACGTGGTCGGGACCGGGCCCGGACGCCCGCGATCCACAGTTGTTGGGAAGGGCCGCAGGTGATTTAGCGAAGCGCCGCGGGTGGTCTTCGCGCGTCTCGGAGGGCGCGGTGTTTGGGCGGTGGGAGGCCGTCGTGGGCGAGCAGATCGCCGCACATGCGACACCGACCGCGTTGAACGAGGGGGTGCTTACGGTGGCCGCGGAGTCCACGGCGTGGGCGACACAGCTCCGATTGGTGCAGGCACAGCTGCTGGCGAAGATCGCCGCGGCCATCGGTGACGGCGTGGTGACGAGTTTAAAGATTTCCGGGCCGACGGCGCCGTCATGGCGGAAGGGGCCACGGCATATCGCCGGACGGGGTCCCCGGGACACGTACGGTTGAGCGCTCATCGCCGCGTCGCGACATGGAACAGGTGTCTAGACCGTCATGACACAGGGCGATCCGAGATACGCGACGGACGGCGTAAATAGAGGGGACGAAACATGCCCTGAAACTAGGTGCCGTGGGTGCAGACCAGTAGGATGGTCATAAGACGGATCGCTGGGCCCCTGTTATGAAGCGGGCCCACCGGAGTCGTTACTTCCAGACAGGAGACAAAGTCGATCGTGGCTGCCCAGAAGAAGAGTGCCAAGAGCGAATACAGTGCTGACTCGATCACCATTCTAGAGGGGCTCGAAGCTGTCCGGAAGCGCCCCGGTATGTATATCGGGTCCACCGGAGAGCGCGGCCTGCACCATCTGATCTGGGAAGTTGTCGACAACTCCGTTGATGAGGCGATGGCTGGTTACGCCACCACCGTCGAGGTGACGATGCTGGCCGACGGCGGAATCCAGGTCAAGGACGATGGCCGCGGTATCCCCGTAGCCATGCACGCCTCGGGTATCCCGACCGTCGATGTCGTCATGACGCAGCTACATGCCGGAGGTAAGTTCGACTCGGATTCGTACGCGGTTTCCGGTGGTCTGCACGGTGTGGGCATCTCGGTGGTGAACGCGCTTTCCACCAAGCTCGAGGTGGAGATCTTGCGCGACGGATTCGAGTGGCAACAGGTCTACACGCGTTCCGAGCCAGGCACCCTGCAGAAGGGCGCAGCGACCAAGAAGACGGGTACCACCGTACGTTTCTGGGCGGACCCGGAGATCTTCGAGACCACCACCTACGACTTCGAGACGGTGGCGCGACGCCTGCAGGAGCAGGCCTTCCTCAACAAGGGCCTCACCATCAAGCTCACCGATGAGCGCGTGAGCGATTCCGAGGTGACCGACGAGGTGGTCAGCGACACCGCCGAGGCGCCCAAGAATGCCGAGGAGCAGGCTGCGGAATCGTCTGCGCCGCACAAGGTTAAGAACCGGGTGTTCCACTACCCGGACGGTCTGGTGGACTTCGTCAAGCACATCAACCGCACCAAGTCAGCCATCCACACCACGATCGTCGATTTCTCCGGCAAGGGCGAAGGCCATGAGGTAGAGATCGCGATGCAGTGGAATGCCGGCTATTCCGAATCGGTGCACACCTTTGCCAACACCATCAACACCCATGAGGGCGGCACTCACGAAGAAGGTTTCCGTGCGGCGCTGACCTCGGTGGTCAACAAATACGCCAAGGAGAAGAAGCTCCTCAAGGAGAAGGATTCGAACCTCACCGGCGATGACATTCGCGAAGGGTTGGCGGCGGTCATCTCGGTGAAGGTCGGTGAGCCACAGTTCGAAGGCCAGACCAAGACCAAGCTCGGCAACACCGAGGTCAAGTCCTTTGTGCAGAAGGTATGCAACGAGCAGTTGCAGCACTGGTTCGACTCGAACCCGGCAGATGCTAAAACGGTTGTGAATAAGGCGGTTTCGTCGGCGCAGGCACGCATCGCCGCGCGTAAGGCACGCGAACTGGTGCGCCGCAAGAGTGCCACCGATATCGGCGGGCTGCCGGGCAAGCTGGCCGACTGCCGTTCGACAGACCCGTCGAAATCGGAACTGTATGTGGTGGAGGGTGACTCGGCCGGCGGCTCGGCCAAGAGTGGTCGCGACTCGATGTTCCAGGCGATCCTGCCGCTGCGCGGCAAGATCATCAACGTCGAAAAGGCCCGCATCGACCGGGTTTTGAAGAACACCGAAGTCCAGGCGATTATCACGGCCCTGGGCACGGGCATCCACGACGAGTTCGACATCGCCAAGCTGCGGTACCACAAGATCGTGTTGATGGCCGACGCCGACGTTGACGGCCAACATATTTCGACGCTGCTGCTTACGCTGTTGTTCCGATTCATGCGTCCGCTGGTTGAACACGGCCACATCTTCTTGGCGCAGCCACCGTTGTACAAGCTCAAGTGGCAGCGCACCCAGCCGGAATTCGCGTATTCGGACCGCGAGCGCGACGGGCTGATGGAAGCCGGGCTCAAGGCCGGCAAGAAGATCAACAAGGACGACGGCATCCAGCGTTACAAGGGTCTGGGCGAGATGGATGCCAAGGAGCTGTGGGAGACCACCATGGATCCGTCCGTGCGCGTACTGCGGCAGGTGACACTCGACGACGCCGCCGCGGCCGACGAGCTGTTCTCGATTCTGATGGGTGAGGACGTCGAGGCACGCCGCAGCTTCATCACCCGAAACGCCAAGGACGTGCGCTTCCTCGACGTATAACCGCGGCGGGGTAACCCGCCCAGGTAGTTCAAGATTCAATTTGGTCTTGAATCTTTTCGTTCCAGCGGAACCGATTCCGGCGTTGTGCCGTCGTACTTACGAGTACATCAACGGCCGGAGGGAAATGCCTAGATGGGTGAGAAGTTCAGTGTTGATATCGAGAAGCTCGCGGGTTTCGGTGGCGGGGTCCAAGACCTAGCGGCCTATGTGGGCAAGGTTCAGGGTTTGGTCGATTCAGACGCCGGCCCGAAGAATGGCTGGGAGGGACTAATGTCCCAGCTCAAAGGCCCATTCGAGCAGACCAAGACGGACACGTCTCAGCGATATGACAAGCGTCAAATTGCCGTGTACATGACGGGCAATGAGTTGATCTCGTTGGCGAACGTCTACAAGGAACAAGAGAATAAGACCGGGGCCAAGATCAGATCCGCTGCGGCCCCGTTGCCCGGACATGACTCTCCGCAGGCTGGCGATGCGACCACGACGGCTGCGCATCTTGCGACCGGCGATCTTCCGGACCTGGCGGCTCCCAAAGAAGAGGAAGCCGATGTACGGGAACTTATCAAGGGCACCATCGGTTGGATTGCCGATGCAGATGAAGGCGTACAGAAGGCCGTTGGGTGGAGCCCGATCAATGACACGTTCGAAAAGGTCATTGGCAACTGGGCCGAACTGACCCGCATCGGCAATGTCTACGAAAAAGCCGGCAAGGGTATGGAGGGCGCCGGCAAATCTTTGGCGACCATGACCACGCAGTCAGGTTCACATTGGGATGGCAAGGCGGCCCAGGCTTTTGATGACTACTCGGCGGATTTGAGCAAGGCCTTGGAGGCAGAGGCTCCGCTGACGAAAGTGATCAAGGACTGCCTAGATGTCCTGGTTGACCAGATCAAGAAACTGGTCAAATCGATTGCCGAGCTGGTCGTCAAGAAATTCGAAGAGTCATACACGATCAAGGATTGGAAGGGAAAGCTCAAGTTCCTTGCGAAGAAGATTCCGTTCGCCGGGACGCTCGCTGAGATTGGCACGTTAGCAAATATTCTCAGGCAAGTCTGGAATGAGGCAACGAAGTTAGTTGACCAGGTCCAAAAGGCCGTGGACCTGGTGAAGTCCGTTATCGAGTTCTTCAAGGATCCGGCGGGATACCTGAAGCAGAAGGGATCCGATGCGCTGAACAAGGCGGTGGACGGTGCCCTGGATAAGGCGGGTATCGAAAGCGACTCAGGCAAGCAGCTGGCCAAGGACCTACCGGCCGCGATTGTGGCAGCCGGTGACTACGCGGGGGCACCTGACGGAGGGCTTCCTGTAGCTGCGGGTAGCACACCCTGGGATGACGGCAACTGATGATTGATATCCCCGATGATCCAGATCTGCGGGCGCTGGTGCTCAAAGTGATGGATGGTGTAGCCGAGATGGAAACCGTTCGGCTCGAGGTTGAACAGTTCGCAGACACCCCGATTGACCCAACCTTGGGCATGGAAGAGGAGAAGCCTCCGCCGTTACTGACACCCAGCGATCTCGAAGAAGACGATTTCTATCAGTTCAACAATCCGTTCGGTCCGAGGAAGTGATATGAACAAGCAAGCAGGGGCACTAGCGCTGGCAGTGCTGGGCCTGGCGATGGGATGCCAGTCGCAAAAGACAGAGCCCTCCGGAGCATCGTCGAGCTCCCCGGAGCCCACAGCCACCACGTCTTCATCCTCATCGGAGGCGAAAACTTCTGGCTTCCAACCATTTA
It includes:
- the gnd gene encoding phosphogluconate dehydrogenase (NAD(+)-dependent, decarboxylating) translates to MQLGLVGLGKMGFNMRDRLRAGGHEVIGYDPRPEVTDVPSLKGLAEALDAPRVVWVMVPSGPITQQTIAELSEELSEGDLVIDGGNSRFTEDKPNADLLAAKGIGYIDAGVSGGVWGKENGYGLMVGGSDEDVARAMPIFDTLRPEGERADGFVHAGPVGAGHYAKMIHNGIEYGLMHAYAEGYELLAAEPLITDVQAVLQAWTKGTVVRSWLLDLLAKALKEDPGFDAISGYTEDSGEGRWTVEEAINHRVPAPVIAASLFARFASRQEDSPAMKAVSALRNQFGGHAVKRVGLSG
- the recF gene encoding DNA replication/repair protein RecF (All proteins in this family for which functions are known are DNA-binding proteins that assist the filamentation of RecA onto DNA for the initiation of recombination or recombinational repair.) is translated as MYVRQLGLRDFRSWERVNLELEPGRTVFVGPNGYGKTNLVEALWYSSTLGSHRVATDAPLIRTGAERAVVSTIVVNDGRELAIDLEIAAGRANKARVNRSPVRSPREVLGILHAVLFAPEDLSLVRGDPADRRRFLDDLLIQRRPRMAGVRADYDKVLRQRTALLKTAMAALRQRHDQSVLDTLDVWDGHLVAHGAELLSARIELVGELHPLVEKSYQLLAPASRPADIAYRSSVEGVEAGLSVEHLADALQAGLVAKRSAEIERGVCLVGPHRDDLELRLGDGPAKGFASHGESWSFALALRLAAFDLLRADGTDPVLMLDDVFAELDGARRRSLATVAADAEQVLVTAAVPDDVPEELSARTVTVEVQEGPAGRKSVAHE
- a CDS encoding DUF721 family protein is translated as MSEEEAWPPEHLAGVKGMDLVRRVLEEARGAAKQQGKDIGRGGRSPEQRRRVAGGRRTWSGPGPDARDPQLLGRAAGDLAKRRGWSSRVSEGAVFGRWEAVVGEQIAAHATPTALNEGVLTVAAESTAWATQLRLVQAQLLAKIAAAIGDGVVTSLKISGPTAPSWRKGPRHIAGRGPRDTYG
- the gyrB gene encoding DNA topoisomerase (ATP-hydrolyzing) subunit B, producing MAAQKKSAKSEYSADSITILEGLEAVRKRPGMYIGSTGERGLHHLIWEVVDNSVDEAMAGYATTVEVTMLADGGIQVKDDGRGIPVAMHASGIPTVDVVMTQLHAGGKFDSDSYAVSGGLHGVGISVVNALSTKLEVEILRDGFEWQQVYTRSEPGTLQKGAATKKTGTTVRFWADPEIFETTTYDFETVARRLQEQAFLNKGLTIKLTDERVSDSEVTDEVVSDTAEAPKNAEEQAAESSAPHKVKNRVFHYPDGLVDFVKHINRTKSAIHTTIVDFSGKGEGHEVEIAMQWNAGYSESVHTFANTINTHEGGTHEEGFRAALTSVVNKYAKEKKLLKEKDSNLTGDDIREGLAAVISVKVGEPQFEGQTKTKLGNTEVKSFVQKVCNEQLQHWFDSNPADAKTVVNKAVSSAQARIAARKARELVRRKSATDIGGLPGKLADCRSTDPSKSELYVVEGDSAGGSAKSGRDSMFQAILPLRGKIINVEKARIDRVLKNTEVQAIITALGTGIHDEFDIAKLRYHKIVLMADADVDGQHISTLLLTLLFRFMRPLVEHGHIFLAQPPLYKLKWQRTQPEFAYSDRERDGLMEAGLKAGKKINKDDGIQRYKGLGEMDAKELWETTMDPSVRVLRQVTLDDAAAADELFSILMGEDVEARRSFITRNAKDVRFLDV